A window of Maioricimonas rarisocia genomic DNA:
ACTCCGAACACCACCTCGACTTCCCCGGCACCCTCTCCGCCGCCCCCCGCACCTACCTCGACCTGCTTGGCCAGCTCGTGGAGAACTTCCTGTTCCACGGCTTCAGAAGGATCGTCTTCCTCAATGGCCACGGCGGCAACATCGTCCCCTCGCAGCAGGCCCTGTTCGAAGTCCGCCAGCGACACCGCGAGCGCGACGACCTCACGCTGCTCGCCGCGACGTACTGGACCCTCGGAGACTCCCCCGCTGACCACATCGAGGGCCTGACCCAGCGACAGATGGGGCACGCCTGCGAGTGGGAAACATCGATGATGCTGCGGATTAACCCGCAACTGGTCGGCGACTATGAGAACCTCGAGCCGATCTCACAGGAACCGAGCTACGCCCCGGCAAGCCGGGCCTGGATCACGAAGGACCGCTCGGCGATCGGCTACATCGGCTCCCCCCACGCCGCCACGGCAGAGAAAGGCGAAGCGCTGCTGTCGTTCTTCGCAGAGAACGTCACCCGCTTCCTGCAACGCGTCGCTCATGGCGAGGAGTAAACCCGCACGGGATGCTCACCCATGCGAAAGCCCACGCACCGCGGCCCGTGGGGCAGAGGAGTAGGCTGGGACTGGTCCCAGCATGCAGGGCAGGCTCCACTTGCTGATCACCGACACCATCGGTCCGTGTGCCACGGCCTCCGGTCGTGCACGATCACGACCACTAAGTAAACGCAGGCGAGCCCCGAGCGTGAGCTCGGGGGTGAAATCAAACGACATTCGACTCAGCCCGCAGGGCAGCGGTGGGGCAGACATTCCTGTCTGCCTGTCAGCGGGTGGCCCAGACACACGACGTGTCTGGGTGGCGGAGCCACAGGAAGTCGTGTGCGACCTTCCAGACTACGATCCACCCGCAGCCATGTACGGCAGGTTCCACCTGCCGCCGTACAAGGGTGCCATGCCCTCACGCC
This region includes:
- a CDS encoding creatininase family protein, whose translation is MQLTNMNWGDVADLSPDTPVVVPIAALEQHGRHMPLFTDSILLGEVVRRVQEPLADSVLFAPLTWLGNSEHHLDFPGTLSAAPRTYLDLLGQLVENFLFHGFRRIVFLNGHGGNIVPSQQALFEVRQRHRERDDLTLLAATYWTLGDSPADHIEGLTQRQMGHACEWETSMMLRINPQLVGDYENLEPISQEPSYAPASRAWITKDRSAIGYIGSPHAATAEKGEALLSFFAENVTRFLQRVAHGEE